Proteins from a genomic interval of Candidatus Limnocylindrales bacterium:
- a CDS encoding HypC/HybG/HupF family hydrogenase formation chaperone, whose translation MCLAIPGKVVEIFHENGLKMGKVDFDGITRKACFEYVPDIQLGDYVLVHVGFALSKVDEEEAKKVFEFLDQMNELGELRTLQEDN comes from the coding sequence ATGTGTCTGGCAATTCCCGGAAAAGTAGTTGAAATTTTCCATGAAAACGGGCTTAAAATGGGTAAGGTCGATTTTGATGGGATCACCCGAAAAGCCTGTTTTGAATATGTACCGGATATACAGCTTGGGGATTATGTTCTGGTTCATGTAGGATTTGCCTTAAGCAAGGTTGATGAAGAAGAAGCCAAAAAGGTTTTTGAGTTCCTGGATCAGATGAATGAACTTGGAGAACTTAGAACCCTCCAGGAAGACAACTAA
- a CDS encoding hydrogenase maturation nickel metallochaperone HypA, translating into MHEMGLAKAILTVALNAAEGQKVQRICLQIGKLQMVAPDSLEFSFQLVAEGTTAAKAVLEIVEVPPCLRCKQCGAQSEFNHPPFTCTRCGVSDMEIVSGNQVLVDAVELENGVTIKCR; encoded by the coding sequence ATGCATGAGATGGGACTCGCTAAGGCTATTTTAACCGTAGCACTGAATGCGGCAGAAGGTCAAAAAGTGCAACGAATCTGTTTGCAGATTGGAAAATTGCAGATGGTGGCGCCGGATAGTCTTGAGTTCTCATTCCAATTGGTGGCCGAGGGTACAACAGCAGCAAAAGCTGTGCTGGAGATCGTGGAAGTCCCTCCTTGCCTACGCTGCAAGCAATGTGGAGCCCAAAGTGAATTCAATCATCCGCCGTTTACCTGCACACGCTGCGGTGTTTCTGATATGGAGATTGTGTCAGGAAACCAGGTCTTAGTAGATGCCGTGGAGCTGGAAAACGGTGTTACCATCAAATGCCGATGA
- the hypF gene encoding carbamoyltransferase HypF: MPLLKAQGLVPLLKPIICQTIINDLIPMSLKEIKKIQNKVKIEGNRRLKIILRGAVQGVGFRPFIYRLATQLELQGWVLNSPEGVLIEVEGKEENLNAFLLHLDKEKPPRSIIQSLEFSLLDPVGFNSFEIRKSEATGEKRALVLPEIATCSECREEVFDSLDRRFLYPFTNCTNCGPRFTIIEALPYDRQNTSMKIFKMCPECRDEYEEPQNRRFHAEPNACSACGPTLELWTPKREPIAKGHRALIAAAEAVRGGKILALKGLGGFHLIVDARNEKAVIKLRERKGREEKPFALMFPSLDTVKKYCEVSSFEERLLCSPESPIVLLKRYPTGVRQTGSLAARGKLRTMNKKIAPSVAPHNPYLGVMLPYTPLHHLLMQELGFPVVATSGNLTDEPIVIDEKEALIRLQGIADLFLVHNRPIIRHVDDSIARVILGRELLLRRARGYAPLPIRPVQTLNGSPPLPSPSTGRVGWGLSGGINRAPLPKILAVGAHLKNTIAISLGDQIFMSQHIGDLETQEAYEAFQRVIRDFKKLYEFEPEGVACDMHPDFLSTKYAKSLGLPVIEIQHHHAHVAACMAENELEGPVLGVSWDGTGYGTDGTIWGGEFLWADYISFRRVYHFRTFRLPGGEKAIHEPRRTALGILYELFGEEAEQVMEKKEIPFLRTFCEEELRILGQMIRKGINSPLTSSAGRIFDAVAALINLRQRVSFEGQAAMELEYVTREGINSSYPFEITNQEIIDWTPMILALLEDLQKGTSKDVIGTKFHNTLSEIILQVAHLMGMEKVVLTGGVFQNRYLTERTWRRLEEEGFKPYIHQRVPPNDGGISFGQVMVAASRFLTSVQGC, encoded by the coding sequence GTGCCCCTACTCAAGGCACAAGGCCTTGTGCCCCTACTCAAGCCTATCATCTGTCAGACGATCATCAACGACCTGATACCCATGAGTCTTAAAGAAATTAAGAAGATCCAGAATAAAGTCAAAATAGAAGGGAATAGACGTCTCAAGATTATTCTACGGGGAGCTGTTCAAGGGGTTGGATTTAGACCTTTTATCTACCGCCTGGCAACCCAACTCGAACTTCAGGGCTGGGTCTTAAACTCTCCCGAGGGAGTGCTTATTGAAGTCGAAGGTAAAGAAGAAAATTTAAATGCCTTTTTGCTCCACTTAGATAAAGAAAAACCACCCAGATCAATAATCCAAAGCCTTGAGTTCTCTCTTCTGGACCCCGTGGGTTTTAATAGCTTCGAGATAAGAAAAAGCGAAGCAACAGGGGAGAAAAGAGCCCTTGTTCTCCCTGAAATAGCTACCTGTTCTGAATGCAGGGAGGAAGTATTCGACTCTCTCGATCGTCGCTTTCTTTATCCGTTTACAAATTGTACAAACTGTGGCCCCCGCTTTACTATCATTGAGGCACTTCCCTACGATAGACAGAACACCTCCATGAAGATCTTCAAGATGTGTCCAGAATGCCGCGATGAGTACGAAGAACCCCAAAATAGGCGGTTCCATGCCGAACCAAATGCTTGTTCTGCATGTGGACCAACCCTGGAACTCTGGACTCCGAAAAGAGAGCCTATCGCAAAGGGACATAGAGCCCTTATCGCTGCAGCCGAAGCGGTAAGAGGTGGAAAAATTCTAGCCCTAAAGGGTTTGGGCGGATTTCACCTTATCGTAGATGCAAGGAATGAAAAGGCTGTAATTAAACTTCGTGAAAGGAAAGGACGAGAAGAAAAACCTTTTGCCCTTATGTTTCCGTCTTTGGATACGGTAAAAAAATATTGTGAGGTCTCATCCTTTGAAGAACGCCTTCTCTGCTCTCCGGAAAGCCCTATTGTACTTCTTAAAAGATACCCCACAGGAGTCCGGCAAACCGGTTCCCTGGCTGCCAGAGGGAAGTTAAGAACGATGAACAAAAAGATAGCTCCCAGTGTAGCTCCTCATAACCCTTATCTGGGTGTCATGCTACCTTATACGCCCCTTCACCATCTCCTGATGCAAGAACTTGGCTTTCCTGTTGTGGCTACAAGTGGGAACCTGACCGATGAACCGATCGTAATTGATGAAAAAGAAGCTCTGATCCGCCTTCAAGGAATTGCCGATCTCTTTTTGGTCCATAACCGTCCCATTATAAGGCATGTGGATGATTCCATTGCACGCGTAATCCTGGGAAGAGAGCTCCTCCTCAGACGTGCAAGGGGATATGCCCCTCTTCCCATCCGCCCTGTACAAACCCTTAATGGTAGCCCCCCTCTTCCTTCCCCGTCCACGGGGAGGGTAGGGTGGGGGCTATCGGGGGGAATTAATCGTGCACCCTTGCCTAAAATTCTGGCTGTAGGAGCTCATCTAAAAAATACCATAGCAATTTCTCTGGGAGACCAGATATTTATGAGTCAGCATATAGGCGACCTTGAAACACAGGAAGCTTATGAGGCTTTTCAAAGGGTTATAAGGGACTTTAAAAAGCTCTACGAATTTGAACCTGAAGGGGTTGCCTGCGATATGCATCCGGATTTCCTTTCTACTAAGTACGCGAAAAGCCTGGGCCTGCCTGTGATAGAGATTCAACACCATCACGCCCATGTGGCTGCCTGTATGGCAGAGAATGAGTTAGAAGGTCCTGTTTTAGGAGTCTCCTGGGATGGAACAGGATACGGTACTGATGGAACTATCTGGGGTGGTGAATTCCTTTGGGCTGATTATATTTCATTTCGACGGGTTTACCACTTTAGAACCTTTAGACTCCCCGGGGGGGAGAAGGCAATCCATGAACCAAGAAGGACAGCTCTGGGGATTCTCTATGAACTCTTTGGTGAAGAAGCCGAACAGGTTATGGAAAAAAAGGAGATCCCCTTTCTTCGAACCTTTTGTGAAGAGGAGCTTAGAATTCTCGGGCAGATGATAAGGAAAGGGATAAATTCTCCCCTTACATCAAGTGCTGGACGTATCTTTGACGCCGTAGCTGCTTTAATAAACTTGAGGCAACGGGTGAGTTTTGAAGGACAGGCAGCTATGGAACTTGAATACGTGACCAGAGAGGGAATCAACTCCTCCTATCCCTTTGAAATCACAAACCAAGAAATTATAGATTGGACTCCAATGATTTTAGCCCTCTTAGAAGATCTTCAAAAAGGAACGTCAAAGGATGTGATAGGAACAAAGTTCCATAATACCCTCTCTGAAATTATCCTGCAGGTAGCTCATCTTATGGGTATGGAGAAAGTCGTGTTAACAGGAGGTGTATTTCAAAATCGATACTTAACCGAGCGTACCTGGAGAAGACTTGAGGAAGAAGGATTCAAACCCTATATCCATCAGCGAGTACCCCCCAATGATGGGGGTATATCCTTTGGACAAGTCATGGTAGCTGCTTCCCGTTTTTTGACATCCGTCCAGGGCTGTTGA
- the hypD gene encoding hydrogenase formation protein HypD — MKYLDEYRNEETISRMVDKIHQLVKHPWVIMEVCGGQTHTIVKYGIDELLPKEVTLVHGPGCPVCVTSLEMIDKALEIASRPDVIFCSFGDMLRVPGSKRDLLAVKSEGGEVRIVYSPLDALKIAQNNPHKKVVFFAVGFETTAPANAMAVWQAKKLGIKNFSLLVSHVLVPPVIASIQQSPQNRIQGYLAAGHVCTIMGWKEYEPISAHYKVPIVVTGFEPLDILQGVYLVVKQLEEGRAGVENQYARAVKREGNISAQRLIFNVFEVTDRKWRGIGIIPKSGYKLRHEFGEYDAERLFEVDEIKAQESPACISGQILKGLKKPHECPAFGKECTPGHPLGATMVSSEGACAAYYNYGRYLKLPAMSP, encoded by the coding sequence ATGAAATACCTTGATGAATATAGAAATGAAGAGACCATCTCTCGCATGGTAGATAAGATCCACCAGTTGGTGAAGCATCCCTGGGTTATCATGGAAGTCTGTGGCGGGCAGACCCATACGATTGTTAAATACGGAATCGATGAACTTCTTCCCAAAGAAGTTACGCTGGTTCACGGTCCTGGATGCCCGGTGTGTGTGACCTCCCTTGAGATGATCGACAAAGCCTTGGAAATAGCCTCTCGCCCCGACGTTATTTTCTGCTCCTTCGGAGATATGCTGAGGGTTCCAGGTTCCAAAAGAGACCTCCTTGCCGTTAAATCGGAGGGAGGAGAGGTAAGAATCGTTTACTCCCCCCTGGATGCTCTGAAGATAGCCCAGAATAATCCCCATAAGAAGGTGGTTTTTTTTGCTGTGGGTTTTGAGACAACGGCTCCGGCAAACGCCATGGCAGTATGGCAGGCCAAAAAGTTAGGGATAAAAAACTTTTCCCTCTTGGTCTCCCATGTCCTCGTCCCTCCTGTAATTGCCTCCATCCAACAGTCACCCCAGAATCGTATTCAGGGATACCTGGCTGCCGGACATGTCTGTACCATCATGGGGTGGAAAGAGTATGAACCGATTTCAGCCCATTATAAGGTTCCCATTGTAGTCACCGGGTTTGAACCTTTGGATATACTCCAGGGTGTCTACCTGGTCGTAAAACAATTAGAGGAGGGAAGGGCCGGGGTTGAAAATCAGTATGCAAGAGCTGTAAAGCGCGAGGGAAATATATCCGCTCAAAGGCTCATATTCAACGTTTTTGAAGTCACAGATAGAAAGTGGCGAGGAATAGGAATTATTCCGAAAAGTGGTTATAAGCTGAGGCATGAGTTCGGGGAATACGACGCAGAACGACTCTTTGAGGTTGATGAGATAAAGGCCCAGGAGTCTCCTGCCTGTATAAGCGGCCAGATTCTAAAAGGCTTAAAGAAACCGCATGAGTGCCCAGCCTTCGGTAAAGAATGTACCCCCGGACATCCGCTGGGAGCCACCATGGTATCTTCGGAAGGAGCATGCGCCGCTTATTACAACTATGGCAGATATTTAAAGCTACCAGCCATGAGTCCTTAA